In a single window of the Bradyrhizobium sp. ORS 285 genome:
- a CDS encoding alpha-amylase family glycosyl hydrolase, with translation MSEETKQPERPWWQDAVIYEIAPISFQDSNGDGKGDLPGLLSRLDYLQWLGIDAVWLTPIYKTPFRDLGYDISDYCTIDPRFGSMADFDALVARLHEANIRLILDLVPNHTADDHAWFEESASSRDNVKADWYLWADPAANGGPPNNWISRFGGSAWEWCEARRQYYYHSFLVEQPDLNWRNPQVREAIADVMRFWLAHGVDGFRVDASAVLIKDELLRDNPDDPDAGDDKPPPQRQRPVFTDDRPEAMQCIEFLRGIVDEYDGRLLCGEVQGKTDRIGHFYGNDKPRLHLPLNFALLDSEWTAHALQATIDAYYGAIPRDAWPVWVIGGHDKPRVAEKLGAAQARVLAMLLLTLKGTPFVFMGDELGMTQTPIPADRVVDPFEKLVGGYGLGRDPERVPLRWDDSRHGGFTNGEPWLPQGDPAKTVARLKEEPASLLQLYRALLTLRRHTPCLTEGHYQPLRSRNDILGYQRRLGRETVLVLLNVTREPRKWPWDGQGECLLSTHPGRHLGAISGPVQLQADESVIIALRPA, from the coding sequence ATGTCCGAGGAGACGAAACAGCCCGAGCGACCCTGGTGGCAAGACGCCGTGATCTATGAAATCGCGCCGATCTCGTTCCAGGACAGCAATGGCGACGGCAAGGGTGACCTTCCAGGACTGCTGTCGCGCCTCGACTATCTGCAATGGCTCGGCATCGATGCGGTTTGGCTGACTCCCATCTACAAGACGCCGTTTCGCGATCTCGGCTACGACATCTCCGACTATTGCACGATCGATCCGCGCTTCGGCAGCATGGCTGATTTCGATGCGCTCGTGGCGCGGCTGCATGAGGCCAACATCCGCCTCATCCTTGATCTCGTGCCGAACCACACCGCTGACGATCATGCCTGGTTCGAAGAGAGCGCCTCGTCCCGCGACAACGTCAAGGCGGATTGGTACCTCTGGGCCGATCCGGCCGCCAACGGCGGCCCGCCGAACAACTGGATCAGCCGCTTCGGCGGCAGCGCCTGGGAATGGTGTGAGGCGCGGCGGCAATATTACTACCATTCGTTCCTCGTCGAACAACCCGATCTCAATTGGCGCAATCCGCAGGTGAGGGAGGCGATCGCCGACGTCATGCGCTTCTGGCTCGCGCACGGCGTCGACGGCTTTCGCGTCGACGCCAGCGCGGTGCTGATCAAGGACGAGCTGCTGCGCGACAACCCGGATGACCCCGATGCCGGTGACGACAAGCCGCCGCCGCAGCGCCAGCGGCCTGTCTTCACCGACGATCGCCCGGAAGCGATGCAATGCATCGAGTTTCTGCGCGGCATTGTCGACGAATATGACGGCCGCCTGCTGTGCGGCGAGGTGCAGGGCAAGACCGACCGCATCGGCCACTTCTATGGCAACGACAAGCCTCGGCTGCATCTGCCGCTGAATTTCGCGCTGCTGGATTCGGAATGGACGGCACATGCGCTGCAGGCGACGATCGATGCCTATTACGGCGCGATCCCGCGCGATGCCTGGCCGGTCTGGGTGATCGGAGGCCATGACAAGCCGCGTGTCGCGGAAAAGCTCGGCGCCGCGCAGGCGCGCGTGCTTGCGATGCTGCTGCTGACGCTGAAGGGCACGCCGTTCGTCTTCATGGGCGACGAGCTCGGCATGACGCAGACGCCGATTCCCGCTGACCGCGTCGTCGATCCCTTCGAGAAGCTGGTCGGCGGCTACGGTCTCGGCCGCGATCCCGAGCGGGTGCCGTTGCGCTGGGACGACAGCCGCCACGGCGGATTTACGAACGGCGAGCCGTGGCTGCCGCAGGGCGATCCAGCGAAGACGGTGGCCCGCCTGAAGGAAGAGCCGGCGTCATTGCTGCAGCTCTATCGGGCCCTGCTGACGCTGCGGCGACATACGCCGTGCCTGACCGAGGGCCATTATCAGCCGCTGCGCTCGCGCAACGACATCCTCGGCTATCAGCGGAGGCTGGGACGCGAGACGGTTCTGGTCCTGCTCAATGTCACGCGTGAACCGCGAAAATGGCCATGGGACGGGCAGGGGGAGTGCCTGCTGTCCACCCATCCCGGCCGCCACCTCGGTGCGATCAGTGGCCCGGTTCAGCTGCAGGCCGACGAGAGCGTGATCATCGCGCTCCGGCCGGCGTGA
- a CDS encoding NUDIX hydrolase codes for MKNKQFAALPFRIKAAELSILLITTRRKQRWSVPKGSPMLRKRAHRVAAIEAYEEAGLRGKISRQALGRFKHRKRKGKRKIPCEVKLYPLEVTKQHGRFPERGQRKLVWVSASEAARRVHHPELRRLIRGFSRQQRKRS; via the coding sequence ATGAAGAACAAGCAATTCGCCGCCCTGCCCTTTCGTATCAAGGCTGCAGAGCTCAGCATCCTCTTGATCACCACGCGGCGGAAGCAACGCTGGTCGGTGCCGAAGGGATCGCCGATGCTGCGCAAGCGCGCGCACCGGGTGGCCGCGATCGAGGCCTATGAGGAGGCCGGGCTGCGCGGCAAGATCAGCCGGCAGGCGCTCGGCCGCTTCAAGCACCGGAAGCGCAAGGGCAAGCGCAAGATCCCGTGCGAGGTGAAGCTCTATCCGCTCGAGGTGACGAAGCAGCACGGCCGCTTTCCCGAACGCGGCCAGCGCAAGCTCGTCTGGGTGTCGGCGTCGGAAGCCGCGCGCCGCGTCCACCATCCCGAGCTGCGCCGGCTGATCCGGGGATTTTCGCGGCAGCAGCGCAAGCGAAGCTGA
- a CDS encoding transporter substrate-binding domain-containing protein, protein MTRTTFRIGVMFSTTGSYSVVARSMLNGAQLALAEVNAADGPIALEPVVVNPSGDLAQYRALARELLSSGIRQIVGCYTSSSRKEVIPCFEKFDGLLWYPSHYEGFESSDNVIYTGAAPNQHVLPLVDYLAARVGTRAFCVGSNYIWAWENNRIFREALTVRGGTVLAERYLTVGDTEFDQVIAAILEQRPDVVFNNLIGTSAYAFFRAFRAACRAAGIDQPNEIPVASCTLSEPELKEIGTEAVDGHLSSSVYFSSLDTAENAAFMQAYTRAFPDGPVVSADAEASYIAVKLLAATLAQAGSDESRLVRCAVANQRLLAPQGEVRIDPQTYHAWLTPRIGRSSTDAQFELLLEARQPIAPDPYLVQSSPRFATSMRPPLLRMVKS, encoded by the coding sequence ATGACACGGACGACGTTTCGCATCGGGGTGATGTTCTCGACGACGGGCTCGTACAGCGTCGTCGCGCGCTCGATGCTCAATGGCGCCCAGCTCGCGCTCGCCGAGGTCAACGCCGCCGACGGCCCGATCGCGCTGGAGCCGGTGGTGGTGAACCCGTCCGGCGATCTCGCGCAGTATCGCGCACTGGCGCGGGAGCTGTTGAGCTCCGGTATCCGCCAAATCGTCGGCTGCTACACCTCCTCGAGCCGCAAGGAGGTCATTCCCTGTTTCGAGAAGTTCGACGGTCTGCTTTGGTATCCATCGCACTATGAGGGCTTCGAGAGCTCCGACAATGTTATCTACACGGGTGCGGCGCCGAACCAGCACGTGCTGCCGCTGGTTGACTATCTCGCCGCGCGGGTCGGCACGCGCGCCTTCTGCGTCGGCTCGAACTACATCTGGGCGTGGGAGAACAACCGCATCTTCCGCGAGGCGTTGACTGTGCGGGGCGGGACGGTGCTGGCGGAGCGTTATCTCACCGTCGGCGACACCGAGTTCGACCAGGTCATCGCGGCGATCCTGGAGCAACGTCCGGATGTCGTGTTCAACAACCTGATTGGCACCAGCGCCTACGCGTTCTTCCGCGCGTTCCGCGCCGCCTGTCGCGCCGCCGGCATCGACCAGCCGAATGAGATTCCGGTCGCCAGCTGCACCCTGTCCGAGCCGGAGCTGAAGGAGATCGGGACCGAAGCGGTCGACGGCCATCTCTCATCGAGCGTGTACTTCTCCTCGCTCGATACGGCCGAGAATGCGGCCTTCATGCAAGCCTATACGCGCGCGTTTCCGGACGGTCCAGTCGTCTCGGCCGATGCGGAGGCTTCCTATATCGCTGTCAAGCTGCTGGCGGCGACGCTGGCCCAGGCGGGCAGCGACGAGTCGCGCCTGGTGCGCTGCGCCGTCGCTAATCAGCGCCTGCTGGCCCCGCAGGGCGAGGTGCGGATCGATCCGCAGACCTATCACGCGTGGCTGACGCCGCGCATCGGCCGGTCGTCGACCGATGCGCAATTCGAGCTGTTGCTGGAAGCGCGGCAGCCGATCGCGCCCGATCCCTACCTCGTGCAGTCGTCGCCGCGCTTCGCGACCTCCATGCGTCCTCCGCTGCTCCGAATGGTGAAGTCATGA
- a CDS encoding ANTAR domain-containing response regulator: MTFRLLQNFKGGRALVITRRAGWETTLETTLAKLGVACEYPEIIDGRAQLDASALLPERDILFIDGDLEGAVALEVNPASKLPPVPVIGLVGVEAPSRLKALVNLGATSFLRKPVHGGAVYTALFLGINQFLLRTEMYEKLQDLESRRRGRRAVIRAVVLLMRETGLDDDDAYSALRRDSMRARQSLELYCEEFLRRRAMPPDTPDRTNSVTLPGGNKQAM, from the coding sequence ATGACCTTCCGATTGCTGCAGAACTTCAAGGGTGGCCGCGCGCTGGTGATCACGCGGCGGGCAGGGTGGGAGACCACGTTGGAGACGACGCTCGCCAAGCTCGGCGTCGCCTGCGAATACCCCGAGATCATCGATGGCCGCGCGCAGCTCGACGCGTCTGCGCTGCTGCCCGAGCGCGACATCCTGTTCATCGACGGCGACCTCGAAGGCGCGGTCGCGCTCGAGGTCAATCCCGCCTCGAAGCTGCCGCCGGTGCCGGTGATCGGTCTCGTCGGCGTCGAAGCGCCGAGCCGGCTCAAGGCCCTCGTCAATCTCGGCGCCACCTCGTTCCTGCGCAAGCCGGTGCATGGCGGCGCCGTCTACACCGCGCTGTTCCTCGGCATCAACCAGTTCCTGCTGCGCACCGAGATGTACGAGAAGCTGCAGGACCTGGAGAGCCGCCGCCGCGGCCGCAGGGCCGTGATCCGCGCCGTGGTCCTGCTGATGCGGGAGACCGGCCTCGACGACGACGATGCCTATTCCGCGCTTCGCCGCGACAGCATGCGGGCGCGGCAAAGTCTGGAGCTCTATTGCGAGGAGTTCCTGAGGAGACGGGCGATGCCGCCCGATACGCCCGACCGCACGAACAGCGTCACGCTGCCAGGCGGCAACAAGCAAGCGATGTAG
- a CDS encoding urea ABC transporter substrate-binding protein, which translates to MTRSGMRGLRAAALTGTLVFAAGAYAAEAPIKLGVLEDQSGDFAAATIGKVHAIQLAAEEINKSGGIMGRPLELVTYDTQSDNTRYQEFMRRVLQRDKVDVVFAGFSSASREAYRPIVDQFNGFAFYNNQYEGGVCDGHMVVTGAVPEQQFSTLIPYMMQTYGKKVYTLAADYNFGQISAEWVRKIVKENGGEMAGEEFIPLGVSQFSQSIQNIQKAKPDFVVTLLVGTAQASYYEQAASANVNLPMASSVNVGQGYEHKRFKPPSLKDMYVTTNYIEEIDSPKSKEFLAKFKAKFPNEPYVNQEAENSYLALYLYKQMVERAKSTNRDEIRKVIAMGDVCMDAPEGKVCIDPKSQHMSHTIYLAKVGADHSISFPKVWEDIKPYWLGDAGCDLTKKDPMAQYTPSNPPPKP; encoded by the coding sequence ATGACCAGATCTGGAATGCGGGGGCTGCGTGCCGCAGCCCTCACGGGGACGCTTGTCTTCGCGGCAGGCGCATATGCGGCCGAAGCGCCGATCAAGCTCGGCGTGCTGGAGGACCAGTCCGGCGACTTCGCCGCGGCGACCATCGGCAAGGTGCATGCCATCCAGCTCGCGGCCGAGGAGATCAACAAGTCCGGCGGCATCATGGGCCGGCCGCTCGAGCTGGTGACTTACGACACGCAGTCGGACAACACGCGCTACCAGGAGTTCATGCGTCGCGTGCTGCAGCGGGACAAGGTCGATGTCGTGTTCGCCGGCTTCTCCTCGGCCTCGCGCGAGGCCTACCGGCCGATCGTCGACCAGTTCAACGGCTTCGCCTTCTACAACAACCAGTATGAAGGCGGCGTCTGCGACGGCCACATGGTGGTGACGGGCGCAGTCCCCGAGCAGCAGTTCTCGACGCTGATCCCGTACATGATGCAGACCTACGGCAAGAAGGTCTACACGCTCGCCGCCGACTACAATTTCGGCCAGATCTCGGCCGAGTGGGTGCGCAAGATCGTCAAGGAGAACGGCGGCGAGATGGCCGGCGAGGAGTTCATCCCGCTCGGCGTGTCTCAGTTCTCGCAGAGCATCCAGAACATCCAGAAGGCCAAGCCCGACTTCGTCGTGACCCTGCTGGTCGGCACCGCGCAGGCCTCCTACTACGAGCAGGCCGCGTCCGCCAACGTCAACCTGCCGATGGCCTCTTCGGTCAACGTCGGCCAGGGCTATGAGCATAAGCGCTTCAAGCCGCCGAGCCTGAAGGACATGTACGTCACCACCAACTACATCGAGGAGATCGACTCTCCGAAGAGCAAGGAATTCCTCGCCAAGTTCAAGGCCAAGTTCCCGAACGAGCCCTATGTGAACCAGGAGGCCGAGAACTCCTACCTCGCGCTGTATCTCTACAAGCAGATGGTGGAGCGGGCAAAGTCGACCAACCGCGACGAGATCCGCAAGGTGATCGCGATGGGCGATGTCTGCATGGACGCGCCGGAAGGCAAGGTCTGCATCGACCCCAAGAGCCAGCACATGTCGCACACGATCTATCTCGCCAAGGTCGGCGCCGACCACTCGATCTCGTTCCCGAAGGTCTGGGAGGACATCAAGCCGTACTGGCTCGGCGACGCCGGCTGTGACCTGACCAAGAAGGATCCGATGGCGCAGTATACGCCGTCGAATCCGCCGCCGAAGCCCTGA
- a CDS encoding branched-chain amino acid ABC transporter permease, translated as MDIASLAFSALYQFGDAFAFLVLSACGLAVIFGMMGVINLAHGEFIMCGAYVTAATVHAGLPLPLGILCGTLASAFVGVLVELLVIRHLYERPLDTIVATWGLSLIATQGTLILVGSTMAGVGTPFGSFQVGAYSYSIYRIVLFAAALAVLGALYALFNWTRFGVLARATIQVPHMAAALGVDTRLIYSLTFACGAGLAGLAGGLYAPTMTLVPTMGATFIMEAFVTVVIGGADVFLGTAPAGGILAIVKSGMTSWQGQLFGQIGLLIAVIIVVRVLPKGISGFVLRERT; from the coding sequence ATGGACATCGCATCCCTGGCATTCTCTGCGCTCTACCAGTTCGGCGACGCGTTCGCCTTCCTGGTGCTGTCGGCCTGCGGGCTCGCGGTCATCTTCGGCATGATGGGCGTGATCAATCTCGCGCATGGCGAGTTCATCATGTGCGGCGCCTATGTCACCGCGGCCACCGTACATGCCGGCCTGCCGCTGCCGCTCGGCATTCTCTGCGGGACACTGGCTTCGGCCTTCGTGGGCGTCCTCGTCGAATTGCTGGTGATCCGCCATCTCTATGAGCGGCCGCTCGATACCATCGTCGCCACCTGGGGCCTCAGCCTGATCGCGACGCAGGGCACGTTGATCCTGGTTGGCTCGACCATGGCCGGCGTCGGCACGCCGTTCGGCAGTTTTCAGGTCGGCGCCTATTCCTATTCGATCTATCGCATCGTGCTGTTCGCAGCCGCCCTCGCCGTGCTGGGGGCGCTGTACGCGCTGTTCAACTGGACGCGGTTCGGCGTGCTGGCCCGCGCGACCATCCAGGTGCCGCACATGGCGGCCGCACTCGGCGTCGATACAAGGCTCATCTACAGCCTGACCTTTGCCTGCGGCGCAGGGCTCGCAGGGCTCGCCGGCGGGCTCTACGCGCCGACCATGACCCTGGTGCCGACCATGGGCGCGACCTTCATCATGGAGGCGTTCGTCACGGTGGTGATCGGCGGCGCCGACGTGTTCCTCGGCACCGCGCCGGCCGGCGGCATCCTCGCCATCGTGAAGTCGGGCATGACGTCGTGGCAGGGCCAATTGTTCGGCCAGATCGGTCTCCTGATCGCCGTCATCATCGTCGTCCGGGTGTTGCCGAAGGGCATCTCCGGCTTTGTGCTGCGCGAGCGGACCTGA
- a CDS encoding branched-chain amino acid ABC transporter permease, producing MTGLASLFRRLEGPQTLGRGPAFWALFALVLAGALAYPLFSDGYTVGNTVYFFVWVFIALSLSLIWGYGGSLSFGQTAFFGIAGYGYGILTINFGASYGFTWIALLLAIGMAALVAALLGYFMFFGRIAGVFLGIVTLAVTLMLERFMAQTAGPEWRIGAARLNGFNGMSAMPPLTIPWFGGPIVLFADVGLYYVVLGMLVLVYLGLRILMNSSFGNVIVAIRENPERAEMLGYDIRKYQLITFVIGAALAGLSGVLYTVWGQYITPSSMGMTAASLPLIWVAVGGRSDLTATIIGTLVVLSGFQALTIYGSQYALVFMGVLLVLTVLIAPNGLVLGVIKGIAKLVTRRKQEAA from the coding sequence GTGACTGGACTTGCTTCCTTGTTTCGCCGCCTCGAAGGACCGCAGACGCTCGGCCGAGGGCCTGCGTTCTGGGCGCTGTTCGCGCTCGTGCTCGCCGGCGCGCTGGCCTATCCGCTGTTCAGCGACGGCTACACCGTCGGCAACACCGTCTACTTCTTCGTCTGGGTGTTCATCGCGCTCAGCCTGAGCCTGATCTGGGGTTATGGCGGCTCGCTGTCGTTCGGCCAGACCGCGTTCTTCGGCATCGCCGGCTATGGCTACGGCATCCTCACCATCAATTTCGGCGCGTCCTACGGCTTCACCTGGATCGCGCTGCTGCTGGCGATCGGCATGGCGGCGCTGGTCGCGGCGCTGCTCGGCTATTTCATGTTCTTCGGCCGCATCGCCGGCGTGTTCCTCGGCATCGTCACGCTCGCGGTGACCTTGATGCTCGAGCGCTTCATGGCGCAGACCGCCGGACCCGAATGGCGCATCGGCGCCGCCCGGCTGAACGGCTTCAACGGCATGAGCGCGATGCCGCCGCTGACCATCCCGTGGTTCGGCGGCCCGATCGTGCTGTTTGCTGACGTCGGCCTGTATTACGTCGTGCTCGGCATGCTCGTGCTGGTCTATCTCGGCCTGCGCATCCTGATGAACTCCTCGTTCGGCAACGTCATCGTCGCCATCAGGGAAAATCCCGAGCGCGCGGAGATGCTCGGTTACGACATCCGCAAATATCAGCTGATCACCTTCGTCATCGGCGCCGCGCTCGCCGGCCTCTCCGGCGTGCTCTACACGGTGTGGGGACAGTACATCACGCCCTCCAGCATGGGCATGACGGCGGCGTCGCTGCCGCTGATCTGGGTCGCCGTCGGCGGCCGCAGCGATCTCACCGCGACGATCATCGGCACGCTTGTCGTGCTGTCCGGCTTCCAGGCGCTGACGATCTACGGCAGCCAATATGCGCTGGTGTTCATGGGCGTGCTGCTGGTGCTGACCGTGCTGATCGCGCCCAACGGTCTCGTGCTGGGCGTCATCAAGGGGATCGCCAAGCTCGTGACCCGGCGCAAGCAGGAGGCCGCGTGA
- a CDS encoding ABC transporter ATP-binding protein, whose product MALLQLRDVNKHFGGLHVTNSVNLVLEQGEIHCLIGPNGAGKSTLFRLILGEHHPGSGQIYFAGEDITTLKSFARIRRGLSVKFQVPGVFKGLSVRQNLEIALQSRLHGVALDNEIDRLLAFLNLETEQAQLAGNLSHGQKQWLEIGMAIALKPRLLLLDEPTAGMSPEETHMTGEMVRRLNAAGMTVLAVEHDMAFVRQVAQRVTVLHLGQVFAQGSIDEIVADERVAAIYLGQAHA is encoded by the coding sequence ATGGCGCTCCTGCAACTGCGCGACGTCAACAAGCATTTCGGCGGCCTGCACGTGACGAACTCCGTCAATCTCGTGCTGGAGCAGGGCGAGATCCACTGCCTGATCGGGCCAAACGGCGCCGGAAAAAGCACCTTGTTCCGCCTGATCCTCGGCGAGCATCATCCCGGCAGCGGCCAGATCTATTTTGCCGGCGAGGACATCACGACGCTGAAATCCTTCGCGCGCATCCGCCGCGGGCTCTCGGTCAAGTTCCAGGTGCCGGGCGTGTTCAAGGGCCTGTCGGTGCGGCAGAACCTGGAGATTGCGCTGCAAAGCCGGCTGCATGGTGTTGCGCTCGACAACGAGATCGATCGTCTGCTCGCCTTCCTCAATCTCGAAACCGAGCAGGCGCAGCTCGCCGGCAATCTCAGCCATGGCCAGAAGCAGTGGCTGGAGATCGGCATGGCGATCGCGCTGAAGCCGCGGCTCCTGCTGCTCGACGAGCCGACCGCCGGGATGTCGCCGGAGGAGACGCACATGACCGGCGAGATGGTGCGGCGGCTGAACGCGGCCGGCATGACGGTGCTCGCGGTCGAGCACGACATGGCGTTCGTGCGCCAGGTCGCGCAGCGCGTCACCGTGCTGCATCTCGGCCAGGTGTTCGCGCAGGGCTCGATCGACGAGATCGTGGCCGACGAACGTGTGGCGGCGATCTATCTGGGGCAGGCCCATGCGTAA
- a CDS encoding ABC transporter ATP-binding protein — protein MRKEVILTTVGLRAGYGGKPVLQGLEIEVREGEIVAVIGRNGVGKSTLMKSLIGLVPAMSGSIVYRGEAVEHLPAHKRARLGMGYVPQGRDVFPRLTVGENIAVGAAIKGGGIPEEGKQRVIGAFPILHERWSQRAGTMSGGQQQQLAIGRVLIADPNLILLDEPSEGIQPNIVQDIARNMVELNRRTGVTIILVEQNLDMIRAMAQRAYVMDKGRITASLAREALDDAAEMRRHLAV, from the coding sequence ATGCGTAAGGAAGTCATCCTCACCACCGTCGGGCTTCGCGCCGGCTATGGCGGCAAGCCGGTGCTGCAAGGGTTGGAGATCGAGGTGCGCGAGGGCGAGATCGTCGCCGTGATCGGCCGCAACGGCGTCGGCAAGTCGACCCTGATGAAGAGCCTGATCGGGCTGGTGCCTGCGATGTCCGGCTCGATCGTCTATCGCGGCGAGGCCGTCGAGCATCTGCCGGCGCATAAGCGTGCGCGGCTCGGCATGGGCTACGTCCCGCAAGGCCGCGACGTGTTTCCGCGGCTGACCGTCGGCGAGAATATCGCGGTCGGAGCTGCAATCAAGGGCGGCGGCATTCCGGAGGAGGGGAAGCAACGCGTGATCGGCGCGTTCCCGATTTTGCATGAACGCTGGAGCCAGCGCGCCGGCACGATGTCCGGCGGTCAGCAGCAGCAGCTCGCAATCGGCCGCGTCCTGATCGCCGATCCCAATCTGATCCTCCTCGACGAGCCGTCGGAAGGCATCCAGCCGAACATCGTCCAGGACATTGCCCGCAACATGGTCGAGCTCAACCGCCGGACCGGCGTCACCATCATCCTGGTCGAGCAGAATCTCGACATGATCCGCGCCATGGCGCAGCGCGCCTACGTCATGGACAAGGGCCGCATCACCGCGAGCCTCGCGCGCGAGGCGCTCGACGATGCCGCCGAGATGCGCCGTCATCTCGCAGTCTGA
- a CDS encoding acetamidase/formamidase family protein, whose protein sequence is MAWQSESIMARKGVAKGARGAHHLITEQDQGKYHYVYGPYVEPVLTIDPGSVVSAETHDAFEGAIKHETDSPSKILNFPFLNPQNGPIYVNGAEKGDTLAVYIESIVPRGPQPRGTTVIMPEFGGLVGTGNTALLNPALPERVKKLEITAEKGTVWNDKITLPYEPFIGTIGTSPEIEAISSLVPDYYGGNMDLPDVGTGAIIYLPVNTKGALLYLGDCHAAQGDGELCGVAIEHPTVTTVQVDLIKNWTIAWPRLETKDFIMTIGSARPMEDAARIAYRELCRWMAADYGFDEIDAYMLLTQAGRVRLGNMVDPKYTLGASIKKHFLV, encoded by the coding sequence ATGGCCTGGCAGTCGGAATCGATCATGGCCCGCAAGGGCGTGGCCAAGGGCGCGCGCGGCGCGCACCATCTCATCACCGAACAGGACCAGGGCAAGTATCACTACGTCTACGGCCCCTATGTCGAGCCGGTGCTGACCATCGATCCCGGCTCGGTCGTCTCCGCCGAGACGCATGATGCGTTCGAGGGCGCGATCAAGCACGAGACCGACAGCCCGTCGAAGATCCTGAACTTCCCGTTCCTCAATCCGCAGAACGGCCCGATCTACGTCAACGGTGCCGAGAAGGGCGATACGCTCGCGGTCTACATCGAGAGCATCGTGCCGCGTGGGCCGCAGCCGCGCGGCACCACGGTGATCATGCCGGAATTCGGCGGCCTGGTCGGAACGGGGAATACAGCGCTGCTCAACCCGGCGCTGCCCGAACGGGTCAAGAAGCTGGAGATCACGGCCGAGAAGGGCACGGTCTGGAACGACAAGATCACGCTGCCTTATGAGCCGTTCATCGGCACCATCGGCACCTCGCCGGAGATCGAGGCGATCTCCTCGCTCGTTCCCGACTACTACGGCGGCAACATGGACCTGCCGGATGTCGGCACCGGCGCGATCATCTATCTGCCGGTGAATACAAAGGGCGCGCTGCTCTATCTCGGCGACTGTCACGCCGCGCAGGGCGACGGCGAATTGTGCGGCGTCGCGATCGAGCATCCGACGGTGACGACGGTGCAGGTCGATCTGATCAAGAACTGGACCATCGCCTGGCCGCGGCTCGAGACCAAGGATTTCATCATGACCATCGGCTCGGCCAGGCCGATGGAGGATGCCGCGCGCATCGCCTATCGCGAGCTGTGCCGCTGGATGGCCGCCGATTACGGCTTTGACGAGATCGACGCATACATGCTGCTGACGCAGGCAGGGCGCGTCCGGCTCGGCAACATGGTCGATCCGAAATACACGCTCGGCGCCTCCATCAAGAAGCACTTCCTGGTCTGA